From the Lathyrus oleraceus cultivar Zhongwan6 chromosome 4, CAAS_Psat_ZW6_1.0, whole genome shotgun sequence genome, one window contains:
- the LOC127135552 gene encoding U11/U12 small nuclear ribonucleoprotein 31 kDa protein produces MSSKKKHKRKHSDNDEDDDVFYYRYCASSSTPNTTTGTTSSNQPQSKPNNKGSSIGGTGEPLAPSKSTLYVSNLDYSLTNSDLHTLFSTFGRIARVTVLKDRHTRLSRGVAFVQFVSRNDAQRAVAEMNKKILNGRTLTASIAADNGRAPEFIRKRVYNTETALCYECGGHGHLSYECPKNQLGPRPRPQPKKPRRGFSGLRDRDGEEEGDEEEEEGGQIAAEQFDDNWASVVDDEAGERLLGRNRNDDEGLDNNKTKKKGKKAGYFSDESDHDDDD; encoded by the coding sequence ATGTCAAGCAAGAAGAAACACAAACGAAAACACAGCGACAACGATGAAGACGACGACGTTTTCTACTACCGCTACTGCGCTTCGTCCTCAACCCCCAACACCACCACCGGCACCACATCCAGTAATCAACCCCAATCAAAACCGAACAACAAAGGATCATCAATAGGAGGAACAGGTGAACCCTTAGCACCATCAAAATCGACGCTATACGTTTCTAATCTAGATTACTCCCTAACAAACTCCGATCTCCATACGCTCTTCTCTACTTTCGGCCGCATCGCGCGTGTAACCGTTCTCAAAGACCGTCACACGCGCCTAAGCCGCGGTGTCGCGTTTGTCCAATTCGTTTCTCGTAATGACGCCCAACGCGCCGTGGCGGAGATGAATAAGAAGATTCTCAATGGAAGGACTCTAACTGCTTCTATTGCTGCTGATAATGGACGTGCTCCGGAGTTTATTCGGAAGCGCGTGTACAATACTGAGACTGCTTTGTGTTATGAGTGTGGGGGGCATGGTCATTTGTCGTATGAGTGTCCTAAGAATCAGTTGGGGCCGAGGCCGCGGCCTCAGCCTAAGAAGCCGCGACGGGGATTTAGTGGGCTGAGGGATAGGGATGGGGAGGAGGAAGGTgatgaggaggaggaggagggtGGTCAGATTGCTGCGGAGCAGTTTGACGATAATTGGGCTTCTGTTGTGGATGATGAAGCGGGTGAAAGGTTGCTGGGGAGAAACAGAAATGATGATGAGGGTTTGGACAACAACAAGACgaagaagaaagggaagaaaGCTGGGTATTTCAGTGATGAGAgtgatcatgatgatgatgattga